Part of the Prunus dulcis chromosome 8, ALMONDv2, whole genome shotgun sequence genome is shown below.
GACCATTGCCATCAAACTTTCCCAAGCTCAAACACCTTCATTCAGCAGAGAACAACTTCAGTGGTCCAATTCCTGAAGATATTGGTTTGATATCTGGTCTTCAAAGTATTGACTTGGCTTGGAATTTCCTTGAAGGGAAAATTCCATCATCTATAGGCCAACTAAGGGAACTCCAGTACCTTGATCTTCGTAATAATTTCTTAAACTCTTCAATCCCTTCTGAGCTTGGTCTTTGTACCAACCTCACCTACTTGAACCTGACTTCCAATCACCTTGAAGGGAAAATTCCATCCTCTATAGGCCAACTGAGGGAGCTTCAGCACCTTGATCTTCAAATGAATTCCTTAGACTCTTCAATCCCATCTGAGCTTGGTTTTTGTACCAACCTCACCTACTTGGACCTGTCTTCCAATCACCTTGAAGGGAAAATTCCATCCTCTATAGGCCAACTCAGGGAGCTTCAGAACCTTTATCTTCAAATGAATTCCTTAAACTCTTCAATCCCTTCTGAGCTTGGTTTTTGTTTCAGCCTCACCTACTTGGATCTTTCGAGAAACCAGCTCTCTGGGTCAATTCCTCTAACACTAAGCAACCTTGCACATATTCAGAGCTTAGATCTTTCCAACAACAATCTCAATGGCTCATTCCCGACAGAGATTGCCTTCCCACTCCTGgggaatttttatttgtctCAAAACAATTTCACATACAATACTTTTGTTGGAAACTCTGACTTGTGTAGAGATGCTAGGGGCCTATCTAGAGCGTgcaattccaaaaaaaataacaagaaagTTATAATTGGTGTCCTTGTACCTGTTTGTGTTATATCAGTGGTTGCAATTACAATTGCTCTGATTCTTATGTTCCATAAGAAAACCAAGTGTGCACTTAAGAAAATCAATAGTACTGCTCAAAACTTTGAGAATTTTGTGTCAATGATATTGCAAGAAGAAGTAAAATTTACGTTTGGGGAAGTTGTAAAGGCCATAGACGATTTTCATGAGAAGTACTGTATTGGAAAAGGAGGATTTGGAAGAGTATACAAGGCAGAGTTGCTATCAGGTCAAGTTGTGGCAGTTAAGAGGCTTAACATGTCAGACTCTAACGACATTCCAGCAATCAATCTCCAAAGTTTCGAGAATGAAATAAGAACTTTAACAAATCTCCGACATAGGAACATCATTCAGCTATACGGGTTCTGTTCAAGGAGGGAATGCATCTTCTTGCTCTATGAATATTTAGAGAGAGGCAGCCTGGGAAAGGCATTGTATGGGGTTGAAGGGGTAACAGAACTTGGATGGGCTACAAGGGTCAAAGTTGTGAAAGGATTAGCTCATGCACTTTCTTACTTGCACCATGACTGCTCTCCACCAATTGTGCACCGTGATGTAACTGTCAACAATGTATTGCTCGAGTCAGATTTCGAAGCCCGACTTTCTGATTTTGGAACAGCAAGACTGATTAGTGCCAATTCATCCAACTGGACCCATATTGTTGGCTCATTTGGCTACATGGCACCAGGTAACATACCAATTTAACGTTGTGCATTTTTGGATCATGTTTTGGTGGCAGAGATATGTTTTGAGGCAActtggtttgtttttcttgatgtGCAGAGCTTGCATTGACAATGCGAGTCACGGATAAGTGTGATGTGTATAGCTTTGGGGTGGTGGCGCTGGAAGTTATGATGGGAAGGCACCCAGGGGATCTGCTAGAATCCCAGctatcaaaatcatcaaaatcaatgaCGGAGGACAATGCAGAGTTGCTTTTGAAGGATTTGTTAGACCAAAGGCTGGAGGCTCCAAGCAATGAATTGGCAAAGGCAGTGGTGGTTGTGATGAGTTTAGCCTTGGGTTGTATACGTACGCGTCCCGGGTCTCGACCTACAATGCTTTATGTAGCACAAAAACTATCAGCCCATAGTCTGCCTTCCCTTCCTGAACCATTTGGCATGTTAACCCTCAACAAGCTGATGGGGATATAAAACTAGaaggaataaaaaataaactagtTGGAAAGTTTTCTGTGTGTAAGAGAAATTCTTATACCTTGATTAACTAGGAGGGAGTAGTTGATCCGATTCTCATACCTTGATTACTCCATCTAAGTTCCCCGATTCATGACATCTCCCTTCCTTggtaagagcatctccaagggagatgtcaaatgttaaatgtttttattttttattttttttatagtaccTTTCTTATTGAAAGGGGAGATAGCATATTATGCTCACACACACAAGACGGATGCTAagactcgaacccaggaccttgcatgagggagtaaatactccaaaccactacactagtgggtcctttaCTCAAATGttaaatgttaaatttgaatttgatggcttATGTGACAATTTGACAGTTTGGAAAAAATTTAACTCTACTTTAAATGTtattgaggcccaaaaatttagggttgggcccaaataaattctcaGCCCAACATAATgccttattaagaaaagacccGATTTGGAGCAAGCGAAAGTTCGTTATTCACGCTTGCACGAGCCACGAccacgtgccatgccaaataaatatgcaatccGTCACTTTAAGAATCGAAATAAGCCTGTAAAAAGCACTGACTCTACAAGCTCATGCTAATTATCTCGTCAAGCATCATATTCCTTTTTAAAGGATACAAAATTCAAGCACGCCAAGCGACATGCAATGCCAAGCgaaaaatcattattattacacctagccacgctacaagcttaagtgg
Proteins encoded:
- the LOC117638643 gene encoding MDIS1-interacting receptor like kinase 2-like, encoding MEGGVFSAQGQKPTYLLLLLHIFLLALLPFKAISSPKTRAEALLTWKNTFASAPPSLTSWSLTNLNNLCNWTAIVCDHSTKQVSQIDLSNFNISATLTHFNFTPFLNLTQFNLYGNNFTGPVPSAIGNLSKLTTLDLGDNYSFDKIPVEIGKLTELKYLSFDKILIPSWIGSNISTGQNRLNTMKRVQKPPPFLLLLLHIFFLSLLPLKAATSSPRTQAKALIHWKSSFHNSSSLPPHGDLSSWSLTNLDNLCNWTGIVCDHNTKTVAQIDLSNFNITATLIQFNFTTFLNLTQFILYNNYFRGPIPSAIGNLSKLTTLDLGYNNFGEEIPAEIANLTELGYLSFYGNYLRGTIPYQLSNLQKVQFLHLGGNYLETADWSVFSGMPSLTYLDFSWASLDSEFPEFISKCSNLTFLDLSQNAFTGQIPELVFTNLGKLEYLNLTSNSFQGPLPSNFPKLKHLHSAENNFSGPIPEDIGLISGLQSIDLAWNFLEGKIPSSIGQLRELQYLDLRNNFLNSSIPSELGLCTNLTYLNLTSNHLEGKIPSSIGQLRELQHLDLQMNSLDSSIPSELGFCTNLTYLDLSSNHLEGKIPSSIGQLRELQNLYLQMNSLNSSIPSELGFCFSLTYLDLSRNQLSGSIPLTLSNLAHIQSLDLSNNNLNGSFPTEIAFPLLGNFYLSQNNFTYNTFVGNSDLCRDARGLSRACNSKKNNKKVIIGVLVPVCVISVVAITIALILMFHKKTKCALKKINSTAQNFENFVSMILQEEVKFTFGEVVKAIDDFHEKYCIGKGGFGRVYKAELLSGQVVAVKRLNMSDSNDIPAINLQSFENEIRTLTNLRHRNIIQLYGFCSRRECIFLLYEYLERGSLGKALYGVEGVTELGWATRVKVVKGLAHALSYLHHDCSPPIVHRDVTVNNVLLESDFEARLSDFGTARLISANSSNWTHIVGSFGYMAPELALTMRVTDKCDVYSFGVVALEVMMGRHPGDLLESQLSKSSKSMTEDNAELLLKDLLDQRLEAPSNELAKAVVVVMSLALGCIRTRPGSRPTMLYVAQKLSAHSLPSLPEPFGMLTLNKLMGI